Below is a genomic region from Deinococcus arcticus.
GACACCAGCGCCGATCTGACGGTGGGCAAGACCTTTACCTACCGCGTGATGGCGCGCGGTGCCAACAGCGTCGCCAGCAACACCACCCAGACCACGCCGCTGGCGCAGTTCCAGCCCACCTTTATCGCGCCCGCCGATGAAAGCACCGGCGTGAGCCTCAATCCCACCTTCGTGATGGGCCAGAATCAGACGGAGATCGGCGCAGACGGCGCGGCCTACAACCTGCGCCTGCGCGACCTGATGACGCTGAGCGGGTACAACCTGCCTGGATCGGCCGCCAACGCTCTGATCCGTGTGGAAGAAGGCACGGGGCCCACGGGCAACGGCATTGCTGTGGGTCAGAGTGCCGTGTTCACCAGCACGGGCGCCGTTCTGGGTGCCCCGGCCACCGCCGCCAACGTGCTGACCGACACCAGCGGCAAGTTCGGTGCAGCCAAGAGCCTGGCCCCTGTCAACACCACCGCCCATACGGTCAGCCTGCCCCTGAATGTGCTGGGCGCCCCGGCTCTGCAGCCCCTGCGCCCCTACAAGTGGGAGATGTACTCGGGCTTTGCGTACAAGTACGCGCCCAGCGAAGGCAACCGGATCTCGGCCTACTCGGTCTTCACCTGGCCCGCCGGTACCGACGCGCCCATCCTGCAGACCCGCGGCACCAACATCAACTGGGACTTCATCACGGGCGAGAAGTAAACCCGGCCTGGGGCCTGACCCCAGGCCCTGGCACCTCCGCTCCAGCTGACCCTTTCTTTCCACAGTGAGGCTTCAAAAATGCGCAAGAACCTTCCGCTGACCCTGGGCGTGCTCGGCCTGACCGCCCTGCTCGCCGCCTGCTCCAACCAGTCTGCTCCCGTTGCTGCCGCCCCGGCCCCCGCCGAGCAGCAGATCGCCCGCAGCGGCAACCTGCAGTACGTGCAGAACGAAGTCGTGGTGGGCTACACCACCGAAGCGGGGCTGGCCGCTGCCGCCAAGGCCATGGGCGGCGAAGTGGTCCGTACCATTCCTGAAATCAAAACCGCGCTGGTGCGGGTCTCGGGCGACGCCCTGAAACTCGCCAGTCGCGCCAAGGTGGACGGTGTGCGCTACGCCAGTGCCAACGCAGTGGTCGTGCCGGACCGCGGTACCCCCACCATCACCAACAGCAGCCTTGCTCCGCAGGCCGCCAACGCGGACCAGATCTTCGACGTGCTGCCCCAGTACGCCCTGGACCCCCGTCACCTGAACGCCAAGGTCGCCTGGGACAAGGGCCTGACCGGTAAGGGCGTGATTGTGGCCGTGATTGACGATCCGGGCGACGTGACCCACCCCGACCTGGCGCCCAACTGGGCCGGCAAGGCCTTTGACCCCCGCCAGAACAAGACCTACACCTCTGGGACTGAGTGGAGCAATTACTTCAAGAAGCCCGAGAACTCGCACGGCACCTACGTGGCCTCCAGCATCATTGCGGCCAAGAACGGCAAGGGCATCGTGGGTCTGGCCTACGAAGCCAAGTGGATGCCCGTGACCATGTTCAACCCCGGCGGCTACTCCAGCTTTGAAATCGCGCTGGGCGCCGTGTGGGCCACCAACAACGGTGCGCGCGCCATCAACAACTCCTGGGGCGGCGGCGTGAGCTTCGGCCCGGTCAAGGACGCCTTCGACTACGCCATGGCCAACGGCACGACCATCGTGGCGTCCATGGGGAACTCCTACCACGACGAGTTCCAGTACCCGGCAGCCCTGCCCGGCGTGATTGCCTCCGGCGCGCTGGATGCCAGTAACCGCAGGGTGACCTTCAGCACCCACGGCCGTCACATCTCGACGACGGCGCCGGGTCAGGACACCATGCTGGCCAGCCCCACCTGGCTGGACTCGACCGTCAAGCCGGACGGCGGCTACGCCCTGATCTCGGGCACCTCGTTCTCCTCGCCCTACACCACGGCTGTGGCCGCGCTGATTCTGCAGAAATGCCCCGCCGCCACGCCCTACCAGGTGCGCCGCGTGATGGAAATGAACGCGGACAGCTCTATTGGCACCAACCCCAACGGCTTTGACCGGGAAACCGGCTGGGGCCGCCTGGACGCGGGCAAGATTGCCCAGAACCTGACCGACTGCGCCGCGCTGCCCGCCAAGGGCGCCAACGTGCTGATCGAAGTGAAGTACACCAGCAACTCCAACGGCGTGCAGACCGGCATTCTGGGCGACGTGATTCTGCGCGGCCAGGGCACGCGCGCCGGCGCCACCGACGATCCCACCCCGCTGTACCTGAGCCCCACCGACAACAACGGCGAGGCCCGCTTCAGCGAGATTGCCCCTGGCACCTACGACATCTACGTGGCCGGCCCCGACCTGAGCACCACCGGCGGCAAGACCGAGGACCGGGGCACCTTTATCGGCACCCTGACGGCCACCAGCGGCTCGACCTACTACCGCCCCGATGAAAAGCGCGTCATCGTGCCGGCCGGCGTGGTCAACCTGAACCCCGCTGACCCCTACGAGCCCAACGATGACATGGCCAGCGCCAAGGCCATCGCCTACGGCCAGACCACCCAGACCGCCTACATCTTCGGCAAGCCCCGCGACTTTGATTACTTCAAGTTCACGGGCGCCGCGAACGATCAGATCAAGGCCGAGATGCTGGCGGCCGCGCAGATCGGCGGTCAGCTGGACGCCTTCCTGTACCTGGTTGACAGCACGGGCAAGGTCCTGGCCAGCAACGATGACCGTGGCACTCCCCGCATTGACAGCGACTCGGAAGTGACCTTCACGCTGCCCGCTGCCGGCACCTACTACCTGGTGGCCACCAGCTACGAGATCGCCAGCAGCGCCACGACCACCGATGACAGCCCCTTCAACAAGTACCAGCTGAAGCTGAGCAAGACGAACTAAGCCTCCGCTGATCAGGAGTGACCCCACATGTTGGGGTCACTTTTTTTCGCTGGTGGGACGTGAGGCCTGGAAGGCGCGCGTGTGCAGCGAAAGGGCAACGCCGGAGGCCCCGGACGAATCAGCAAGGCTTATCCAAACCCAGCGCGCACCGCTGACCGCTGGTGCCAGCACGATGTAACGGCGTTGCGTTTCCTCCGGGCAGCGGGCGCCGGGTCGGTTTGCGACCGCTTGTGGCCTCGCAGCGCTTGACCGGCCAGCTGCTCATTTGCCCATGCCGCAGAGATACAGCTAAGTAACTCGCTGTTGATTTTTAGATCATCCGAGCGGAGCGAGTGGCGAACAAAGTGCCTCGCACCGGGAATGGACACGTTGCTGCGCCCTTCTGAACCGTTGGAATGGGGGAGGGGCGAGGGACTTAGCCTTCGGCTTCAGCGAGAACTTTGCGCGGGGATGGGTTGCGCACGTGGACTTCATGATCGGCAGCGCGGAGGTGGACGTGGACGGTATCACCGAGAACGGCGCGCGTGAGCCGCTGCTGCGGAGCGGAGGCTGGACGTTCTGAGTGACCCGGGCTCCGCGCGGCTGGAGCGCCCGCCTGCATCGGCCCCGCGAGTGGTCCCGCCGATCCGAGCGGCCAGGTGGCGCAGGAACGCCCCGGACGGTACAACAGGCCCCATGACCCGTGCCGTGCAAGTTGGTGTGATTGGCCTGGGGGCCATCGGCCAGAGCCTGCTAAAAGTGTTCACTGCCCATCCCGACGTGCAGGTTGCGGCGGTGTGCGATGTAAACGCGGACCTCGCCGCCCAGACCGCCGGGCCTCTGGGGGCCTCGGCGTGGACGGATGACCGCGAGCTGCTCAATGGGGCAGATCTTGACCTGGTGTATGTGGCGGTGCCGCCGCAGCACCACGCATCGATTGCCCTGGAGGTGCTGCGCGCGGGCCGGCATCTGCTGTGCGAGAAGCCCCTGGCGCTCACGCTGAACGAAGCCCAGACCATGCACCGCGCGGCGCAGGCTGCGGGGGTCATTCACGCGCTGAATCTGCCGCTGCACGCCGATCCTGGCATTGACACCTTTCACCGGCTCGTCCGGGACGGCTCGCTGGGGGCGGTGCGCCGCGCCGAGCTGAATCTGGTGTTTCCGCAGTGGCCACGGCCGTGGCAGCACAATCCCTGGATCGGTGGGCGGGCGCAGGGCGGCCCTATCCGCGAGGTGGGCCCGCACCTGTTCCATGTGATCCTCACGGCCCTTGGCCCCGTCACCCGGGTCTGGGCCAACGCGGCGTATCCGGCAGAGGACGCAGCCGCCTGCGAAACGGCCGCGCTGGGCCTGCTGGAACTGGAAGGTGGCGTGCAGGTTGTGGTGTCCTGCCTGACCAACGTGCCCCGGCCGGAGCAGGTAAGCCTGACGGTGTACGGAACGGCGGGCACCGCCGGTCTGGTGAACTGGGCGGTGCCGGTGGCGGCCGTGGGGGCTGGACCACTGGAAGCTGTGCCCGTGGACACGCCCCGAACGGCGGGCGGAACCCGGCTGGTCGGCGCCCTGGTGAGCCGCGTGCGGGGCGGCCCGGGCGACCTGGTGGATTTCGGGATGGGGGTCCGCATTCAGGCGGTGCTGGAGGCCTGGGAGCGCTCGACGGCCAGTGGCACCTGGGTCGATACCGTGCCTGCCTGAACGGGCCTATTGCGGCGCAAGAAGCCACGGCGGAGGAGCGCAGCGGAGACGGCACTTGCATCCAGTTGGCGAAGATGGAGCCGTGGGCCTCGTGGGTCGGGCTGGACGAACCAGGGGCTCAGCCCTCCAACGGTCCAGACGGATTCAGTGTTCTGCTGCCCATGCAGAAGGAGGCCTGCGCCCCTTGAAAGCGTTCAGCGTTTCTGACCAGCGGTGGTCAGGTCCACTCTGGGGCGAAAAACGGCTCCTCCAGACCCCCGGTCTCCGTTCTGAAACCCAGGTGGTGCGCCCCGCCCCACGCTGTCACCGGTGCGCCAATCCACCTACCCCGCCTGGGTGAAACAGCGAATAGAGCCAGACCACCCGTTCCCGCCATACTGCCCTTCGCCCGGGAGTGAGAGCGGCGGTTCCTTCGACTCCGGATCGAGAGGTCGCGGGTTCAAGTCCCGCCACCTGGCCACAGGTGTAGCTCAGCTGGTGAGAGCGCTTTGTGTCCCGCCGCAATATGTTCTCCGGGCGTCCAATTGTGCCAGTGGGCAGTGAGTTCTCCGGTTCCTTCTTCGGAAAAGAAACCGCGCCGGGGAAGTGACGTTCTCCCACTGGCCTTTTTCCTGTACCGCCATGACGAAGGAGGTCATGCCCATGGGTTTCCTCAACCGCAAAAAGAACCGCGCTGCTTCGCCGCATCTCAACTTCATGGGCGGCCCGTCCTACGACCTCACTGATCCGCTTCAGACCTTGCGCGTCACGGCTGCCAGCTGCTTTTTCGGTGAGCCGATGTACTACGCGCGGGACGTGCAGGACACCCGCCCGCAGCGTGTGCGCCGGGGCCGCCTGGACGACCTGCACATGGCGCACCTGCAGGCCACCCTGGGTACCCTTGATTCTGGCGAGAACCGCACCCTGACGCCTGCGCAGCGCCTGGAACGCGCCATTGACGCCGCCCTGAATGTCGACCCGGCCGGAACCCTGGCCCTGGCCGCTGAACTGCGCGGTGAATGGAACATCCGCGTGACCCCGCAGGTGATTCTGGTTCGCGCGGCCAATCACGCCGCCGTGCGGGGCACAGGCCTGATTCGCGAGCACGCGCCCGGGATCATCCGTCGGGCCGACGAACCGGCCACGGGGCTGGCCTATCAGCTGAGCGCCTACGGCAAGCCGGTTCCCAACAGCCTGAAAAAGGCCTGGAAGCGTGCGCTGGAACAGGTGCCGCCCACTGCCCTGGCGAAATACCGCCTGGAGGGCCACGACGTGAAGACGCTGGACGTCGTGAATATGGTGCACGCGTGCAGCCCAGCGATTGACGCCCTGATGCGCGGCGAGGCGAAACTGGACGGCGAGACCTGGGAGAGCCTGATCAGTGCCAGGGGCAGCGGGCAGGCGCAGTGGACGGAGGCGGTGCAGGTGATGGGTCACATGGCCCTGCTGCGCAACCTGCGCAATCTGGTCAAGCATGGTGTGGCGCTGGAACTGTTCACGGAGAAACTCGTGGCGGGCGCCGCCAGGGGCAGGCAGCTGCCCTTCCGCTACTACAGCGCCTACCGGGCGGTGAAGGACGCCAGTGCGCCGCGTGCGGTGCTGAGCGCTGTGGAGGAGGCCCTGGAGGTCAGCCTGGGTGAACTGCCGCACTTCCCGGGCCGGGTGATGAGCCTGTGTGACAACAGCGGCAGCGCGCAGGGCACGGC
It encodes:
- a CDS encoding aminopeptidase — translated: MDFMIGSAEVDVDGITENGAREPLLRSGGWTF
- a CDS encoding Gfo/Idh/MocA family protein; this encodes MTRAVQVGVIGLGAIGQSLLKVFTAHPDVQVAAVCDVNADLAAQTAGPLGASAWTDDRELLNGADLDLVYVAVPPQHHASIALEVLRAGRHLLCEKPLALTLNEAQTMHRAAQAAGVIHALNLPLHADPGIDTFHRLVRDGSLGAVRRAELNLVFPQWPRPWQHNPWIGGRAQGGPIREVGPHLFHVILTALGPVTRVWANAAYPAEDAAACETAALGLLELEGGVQVVVSCLTNVPRPEQVSLTVYGTAGTAGLVNWAVPVAAVGAGPLEAVPVDTPRTAGGTRLVGALVSRVRGGPGDLVDFGMGVRIQAVLEAWERSTASGTWVDTVPA
- a CDS encoding S8 family serine peptidase, yielding MRKNLPLTLGVLGLTALLAACSNQSAPVAAAPAPAEQQIARSGNLQYVQNEVVVGYTTEAGLAAAAKAMGGEVVRTIPEIKTALVRVSGDALKLASRAKVDGVRYASANAVVVPDRGTPTITNSSLAPQAANADQIFDVLPQYALDPRHLNAKVAWDKGLTGKGVIVAVIDDPGDVTHPDLAPNWAGKAFDPRQNKTYTSGTEWSNYFKKPENSHGTYVASSIIAAKNGKGIVGLAYEAKWMPVTMFNPGGYSSFEIALGAVWATNNGARAINNSWGGGVSFGPVKDAFDYAMANGTTIVASMGNSYHDEFQYPAALPGVIASGALDASNRRVTFSTHGRHISTTAPGQDTMLASPTWLDSTVKPDGGYALISGTSFSSPYTTAVAALILQKCPAATPYQVRRVMEMNADSSIGTNPNGFDRETGWGRLDAGKIAQNLTDCAALPAKGANVLIEVKYTSNSNGVQTGILGDVILRGQGTRAGATDDPTPLYLSPTDNNGEARFSEIAPGTYDIYVAGPDLSTTGGKTEDRGTFIGTLTATSGSTYYRPDEKRVIVPAGVVNLNPADPYEPNDDMASAKAIAYGQTTQTAYIFGKPRDFDYFKFTGAANDQIKAEMLAAAQIGGQLDAFLYLVDSTGKVLASNDDRGTPRIDSDSEVTFTLPAAGTYYLVATSYEIASSATTTDDSPFNKYQLKLSKTN
- a CDS encoding TROVE domain-containing protein, which translates into the protein MTKEVMPMGFLNRKKNRAASPHLNFMGGPSYDLTDPLQTLRVTAASCFFGEPMYYARDVQDTRPQRVRRGRLDDLHMAHLQATLGTLDSGENRTLTPAQRLERAIDAALNVDPAGTLALAAELRGEWNIRVTPQVILVRAANHAAVRGTGLIREHAPGIIRRADEPATGLAYQLSAYGKPVPNSLKKAWKRALEQVPPTALAKYRLEGHDVKTLDVVNMVHACSPAIDALMRGEAKLDGETWESLISARGSGQAQWTEAVQVMGHMALLRNLRNLVKHGVALELFTEKLVAGAARGRQLPFRYYSAYRAVKDASAPRAVLSAVEEALEVSLGELPHFPGRVMSLCDNSGSAQGTATSSMGQMQVSTIANLSAVLTARRADEGHVGVFGDRLETFRVQGRVMPNLERAERLAQTIGGATENGIWLFWDRAIRERQHWDQVFVYSDMQAGHGGLYGTDVGAYKAYVWPGGGHYIDVPKLIQTYRQEVNPQVMVYLVQVAGYSDTIVPETYRGTFILGGWGDGLLRYAHAMSQQFRA